The sequence below is a genomic window from Streptomyces sp. V1I1.
TATGGCTGTACGGACGCGGCTCCGGGCGCACGGCACTGCTGCTCTCCTTCGGCGCAGCAGGCCGCTCTCCGCAACAGGCGCTCCCGGTGGGGCTGATGATCGACGCCGAGCTCACCGCGTACGCGGGCGCGGGGCAGCTGCGGGTGGACCTGGGCGAGCAGTTCGGCGCGCCCGTCCCGATCGGGTCCCCGCCGCCGGGCGGGCCGGCCGCGGCGGCCCTCGACGCATACGGCAAGGCTCTGCGGGACGACCCCTGGCTGGACTCCTGGCCGGTCACGCTGAGCGGCGTCATTCCCACCCAGGCGGGCGAGGGGTGGCAACTGGCCGACGCCGACGGCGAGTCCGCGCTGCCCATCGCGCCCGGCGCGCTCTCCCGCCCCGGGCTGTGGAAGCTCGTGGCGCTCTCCGGCGGTGGCCCGCTCACCGTCTTCGGCGAGTGCGGTCACCAGGGCTTCACGCCGCTCGCCGCCTGGGCAGCCCGGTCCGAGGACGCCACGGGTCCGGCCGAGACGATCCCGCTCATCTGAACGTACGGAGGACGTCATGACCAGCACCGTCAGCACCTCACCGTGGGAAGAGCTCGTCACCTCGGCCCTGCTCGGCACCGACCGCCGTACGCCGCCGGATTCCGTGCTGTCCCCCGGCAAGGACGCGCCGGTCGCGCTGTTGGACGCGGCGGCGGTCCAGACCGTACGGCGCAGGGCGGGACTGCTGCCCGCGCCCGCCGCCGACCGGCCGGAGCCCGCGCCGCACGACGCCCGCCCGCAGCTGCCCGCGCCCGCCCGGCGCCGGCTCGCCCAGCTGCTGGCCGACCGGTCCGCCCCGTCGCACGCGGGAGGACGACGAGGTACGGCACCCGATCTCACCGAGCTGCTCCCCCAGTGGCTGGCCGCGGCCAACGAGCACCGGTACCAGGCGCCGCCGTCCGTACTGCCGGCTCTGCTGGACGCGGCCCGTGCTCGTACGGATCTGCGGCCGCAGGCCCTCACTTTCGCGGGGCCGCGCGGGCTGTGGCTGGCCCGGCTCAACCCGGAGTGGAAGTTCGCGCTGCGCGGAGCGTCCGGAAGCTCTGTGCTGCCGGACGCCGGTGACGAAGAGGCGGTCCAACGGCTCTGGGAGGAAGGGCTGTTCGCCGAGCGGGTCGCGCTGCTGGCGGCGGCGCGGGTGCACGATGCGGGGGCGGCGCTGGCGCTGCTGACCGCGACGTGGGCGACGGAGCGGGCCGAGGACCGGCTGATGTTCCTCGACTCCCTGCGTACCGGACTGTCCGACGCGGACGAGCCGTTCCTGGAACAGGCCCTGTCCGATCGAAGCCGCAACGTCCGTGCCACCGCGGCCGAACTCCTGTCGGCGCTGCCGCACTCCGCACTTGCCGGGCGGATGGCGGCGCGGGCGGCGTCGTGCGTCAGCCTGGACCGCAGTGGCGACGGCGACGCGGCGATAGGCGTGGAGGCGCCGCACGAATGCGATGCGGGCATGCAGCGCGACGGGGTGGCGCCGAGCCCGCCGACGGGGCGGGGCGAACGGTCATGGTGGCTGGGCCAGTTGGTGGAGGCGGTCCCGCTGTCCACCTGGCCGGGGCGGCTCGGCGGGCGTACGGCCCAGGAGATCGTCGCGCTGCCCGTCACCGACGGCTGGGGCGAGGAGCTGCACGCGGCGTGGTGCCGGGCGGCGGTGCGGCAGCGGGACGCGGAGTGGTCCCGCGCCCTGCTCGGGGCGCCGGGCAACCCGCCGGACACCGGCCCCGGCACGTCGTCCCTCGCCGAACGGGCGAAGCTGCTCGCGACGCTGCCGGACGGTGAACGGGCGGTGTGGGTCGCGGAGTTCATCGCGGCGCACGGCCTGTCGGAGGCGTTCCAGCTGCTTGGCGTCTGCGCGGTGCCGTGGGGGGAGCCGCTCGGCCGTTCGGTGGTGGACGCGCTGGACATCGCGCGTGAGGCGGGGAGTTACCCCTGGAGCTTCAGCGGGGTGATGGGCCTGGCGGAACGCTGCCTGGACCCGGCGGAGGCGAGCCGACTGGAGCTGCTGACGGCGACGCCGGACGAAACGGAGGGGGCGTCGCCGGGGGCGGGGGGGTACTGGTCGGAGGCGTTTCAGCGGCTGGTGTCGACGTTGCGGTTGCGGGCGGCGATGCGGGTGGAGCTGGGGGGTGTGTGTTCCCCCACCCCGCCCCTTCCCGAAACTGGGGGCTGACGCCCCCAGCCCCCGCCGGGGCGGAGGAGGTGGGCGTGGGGGCTGACGCCCCCACGCCCCCGGAAGCGGCAGCTTCGCGCCGCGCCCGGCCCCAGGCGCAGGGGGCGCAGGCGCTGCGTCACGCCCGGCGGCGTCAGGCGCCCGCGGGCTGGCGGAGGGAAGAGCCGGCGCTGCTCCCGTCCAGTGTCGCCGGACGGTGCCAGGCCACCCCAGGTTGGCGGACGCAGGGGGCGCAGGCGCTGCGTCACGCCCCGCGGCGCCGTACGGCGTCAGGCGGACGCAGGGAAAGGGCCTGCGTCCCCGCCCGGCGGCGCCGACAGGTGCCCGCAGGGCACGGGTCGCGTCACGGCCGGCGCGTCGGAGGGCGTCAGGCGGCCGCAGGGGGCAGGGGTCGCGTCACGGCCGGCAGAGCCGGACCGCGTCAGGCACCCGCAGACTCCCCACCCGGCCGCGTCAGGCGCCCGCGGGCTGGCGGACGTTTGCGTTGACCCAGTCAACGATCGACGCCGTCGTCGCGCCCGGCGTGAAGATCTCCGCTACGCCCTTCTCCTTCAGCGGCGCGATGTCCGCCTCCGGGATGATGCCGCCGCCGAAGACCTTGATGTCCTCCGCGTCGCGCTCCTTCAGCAGCTCGATGACCTTCGCGAAGAGCGTGTTGTGCGCACCGGAGAGGATGGACAGGCCGATCGCGTCCGCATCCTCCTGGATCGCCGTGTCCACGATCTGCTCGGGGGTCTGGTGGAGACCGGTGTAGATGACCTCCATGCCCGCGTCACGCAGCGCCCGCGCGATCACCTTGGCCCCGCGATCATGGCCATCGAGCCCCGGCTTGGCCACCACCACGCGGATCGGACCAGTCACACCCATCACTGCCTCCACCTACCGACTGCGCCGCCCTGGGCACGGGTCCCGAACCGCAGCGGCCCGGGGAAGTGAACGAACGTTATCTCCAGCATCCCGCAACCCGCCGTTTCACGGCCGATAGCGAGGGGGAAATCACACATGGGACAACTTAGCTATGCGTCGTACCCGCACCACGCGGCACACACGCCGCACCGCACCACCGCGGGAACGATCGCTACGGGAGCCGCTTCAGGGTTCGTAGCCCCGTGCCGTCAGCCGCGCGGCACGGCGTTACGACCCCTTCGGTACTGGCCCAGCACGGGCACAGGGCCTGAGTGGCGCCCACGAGGGCACACGGGGGACGGAGCCGTCCTCCAGCGTGCCGTACGGGAGGTCGGCCATGAAGGCTTTTCCCTTCTTTCCGCTGTGTCTGCGCCCCGTGCGACACCTACGAATACCGGCCGTGCTGATGCGCGCCGCCACCCTCGAGCTGGCGATCCTCGCCGGGCATCTGCTCCTCTACCCCGCCGGCCTCGTCCCGGAGCGTCGCGAACCCGACCAGGACCCCGCCCCAGGACCGAACCCCCGGCTCCCGGCGCCTGGCGCGGACCGCCCGCCCGCCGTGCTCCTCCATGGCTTCGTGGACAACCGCTCCGTGTTCGTCCTGCTGCGCCGCTCCCTCGCCCGGCACGGCTGGCGGCACCTCGAGTGCCTCAATTACTCCCCGCTGACCTGCGACATCCGCGCCGCCGCCGAGCTGCTCGGCCGGCACATCGAGGAGATCTGCGCGCGTACGGGCCGGTCCGAGGTCGACATCGTCGGGCACAGCCTCGGCGGCCTGATCGCCCGCTATTACGTACAGCGCCTGGGCGGTGACCATCGGGTACGCACGCTCGTCACCCTTGGCACCCCGCATTCGGGCACCAGCGTCGCCCCGCTCGCCAGCGCCCACCCCATCGTGCGCCAGATGCGCCCCGGATCCGCCGTGATCGAGGAGCTGCGCATGCCCGCGCCCGGCTGCCGTACTCGCTTCGTGAGTTTCTGGAGCGACCTGGACCAGCTGATGGTCCCGGTCGAGACGGCCTGCATCGACCACCCGGATCTCATCGCGCAGAACGTACAGGTCAGCGGAATCGGACATCTCGCGCTCCCGGTCCACCCGGCCGTCGCGGCCGGCATCCGGCAGGCGCTGGAGTCGAGCCAACCCGCGACCGGCACATCCGGCGCCGTCTCCGTCGCCTGATTCGGGCCCGACGGCGCTCGCCACCACGCCCAGCCCCAGCAGACCGGGTAACGAAATGTCGAACACTTTTCGAACGTAGAGCCAAAGCTGTGCCCACAGTCCGCCGAAAGGCATCCGAATGCCCGTTTCCTGATTGCCTAAAACCTGCCGAAGATTGTCGCCGTCGCATACCGCCGGGTACAGTCGCGCCACTGCTTTCCCTCTGGGACCCCTGCGCTCCACGGCCCCAGAACCCAGGTCCTGCTGCCGAGGCGAGAGAGAAGTTGGTGAACGACCAGCACGCCCACGCCGGGTACGTCGAATACGACGGCTACTCCACTGGCAGCTTCGACACCGACCCGCTCTTCGGTGCGCTTCCTGGCAGTTACGAAGCCGGCCACAGCGGCCAGTACGACACCACCCAGTGGGACACCGGGTCGCACCAGACCTCCGGTTACGACGTCTACGCCGCGCAGCAGGCACAACAGCCGCAGCAGGCGCAGCAATTCCCGCAGTACGAGACTCACGCGCAGTACGAGACTCACGCCCAGTACGACGGCACCGCCCAGTACGACAGCACGGCCCAGTACGACGGCACCGGCCAATACGACGCCGCCGCGGTCCAGTACGACACGACGGGCCAGTGGGACGCCGCCGCGTGGAACCAGACCGCGCAGACGGATCAGTACGAAACCGCCGCGGCCACGTTCGCGTACGACACCACCGGACAGTGGACGGCGCCCGCCTTCGACACCGGCACGTACGACGCCACCGCCTGGAACACGGGCGCGGAAGCCGTCGTAGCGCACGTACCGCACCAGTTCACGCCGGAGCATGAGTTCATCCCGGACCAGGACTTCAGCACCGCGGCGCCCGCTGACCTCACCACCGAATTCCAGCCGGAGTTCCAGTCGGACCTCACGTACGAGTACGAGGAGTACCAGTACGAGGCCGAGCCTGAACCCGAGGCCCAGCCCGAGGCCGAGGCCGGGCTCGAAGCGGAAGCCGGACTCGAAGCGGAAGCCGAACTCGACGGCGAATACGAGCTCGCGCCGGAACCCGACCCCATCGCCGCCGCCGTCATCCCCCGCCCCGTCCGCCGTTCCGGCGGGTCCCGCGGCCGTCGCCGCACCCCCGCGAAGCGCTCCGCGCTCCTCACCGTCGCCGTGCCCTCCGCCTGTGTGATGGGCGTCGCCGGCATCGCTGCCGCCTCCGTCGGCAGCCTCGGCACCGGCGACACCAAGGGCGACACCAACGTGGAGGCGGCCGATCCGTCCTCCCCCAAGGCGATCGCGGCCAACAACAAGATGGACACGCAACTCGCCGCTCTCAGCGCCGACGCCCGCGACTTCGGCGACCGCGCGTCGCGCACCCAGGAACGCCTCGACCTGAAGGCGCGCCAGGAGGCGGAGAAGAAGAAACGCGAGGAAGAGGCCAAGCGCCGCGAGGCGTTGCGCCCCAAGTTCGTATTGCCGGTGAACCGGGAAGGCCTGAGCGCGTACTACGGCCAGGCCGGCGTCAACTGGATGTCCGTACACACCGGCATCGACTTCCCGGTGTCCTATGGCACCGAGGTGATGGCCGCGACCGACGGCACCGTCCGTACTCAGTGGAACAGCGCCTACGGCAACATGGCCATCGTGACCGCCTCCGACGGCACCGAGACCTGGTACTGCCACCTGAGCAGCACCAAGATCCGCTCCGGTTCGGTCAAGGCCGGTGATGTCATCGCGTACTCCGGCAACTCCGGCAACTCCACCGGGCCGCACCTCCACTTCGAGGTACGGCCCGGCGGCGGCTCGGCGATCGACCCGCTGCCGTGGCTTCGCAGCCACGGCCTCGACCCGACGTAAAAACGCCGATCAGAGCTCGATCCGAGCTCTGATCAGAGCTTTTCGACCGGTGCGTACCGCAGCAGCAGCCGCTTCGGCTTGGTGTCCCCGAAGTCGATCGTCGCCTGCGCGTCCGCGCCCGACCCCGTCACCTCCACCACGGTCCCCAGGCCGAACTGGTCGTGCGTGACCCGGTCTCCGACCGCCAGCGAGATCACCGGCTTGTCGGTCGTGCGCCGCGTGGCGAAGCCCGAAGCACCGCCGCCCGAGCGTGAGCGCGAGGACGAGAGCGACGAGGCGATGCCGGACGTCGGACCGGCGGGCGCGGCCATCGGACCGGTCCGCTTCCACTGCAGGTGCTGCCCGGGGATCTCCTCCAGGAAGCGCGAGGGCGGGTTGTACGAGGGCTGGCCCCAGGCGCTGCGCATCGACGACCGCGTCAGATAGAGGCGCTCGCGGGCGCGCGTGATGCCGACGTACGCCAGCCGCCGCTCCTCCTCCAGCTCCTTCGGCTGGCCGAGCGCGCGCATGTGCGGGAAGACGCCGTCCTCCATGCCCGTCAGGAACACCACCGGGAACTCGAGGCCCTTCGCCGTGTGCAGCGTCATCAGCGTGATGACGCCGGAACCGTCCTCGTCCTCGTCCGGGATCTGGTCGGAGTCGGCGACGAGCGCGACCTTCTCCAGGAACTCGGCGAGCGTGCCCGCGCCTTCCTCCTCGGCGCGGTCCTGCTCGAACTCCAGGGCCACGGCGGCCAGTTCCTGGAGGTTCTCGATGCGCGTCTCGTCCTGCGGATCGGTCGACGCCTGCAACTCGGCGAGGTAGCCGGTCCGCTCCAGGACGGCCTCGAGCACGGTGGCCGGTCCGGCGCCCGACTCGACGACCGTACGCAGCTCCTCCATCAGCACGTTGAACCGCTTGACGGCATTGGCGGAGCGTGCCGCCATGCCGTACGCCTCATCGACGCGGCGCAGCGCCTGCGGGAAGGTGATCTTCTCGCGCAGCGCGAGCGCGTCGATCATCGCCTCGGCTCGGTCGCCGATGCCGCGCTTGGGGACATTGAGGATGCGGCGCAGCGGGACGTTGTCCTCGGGGTTGGCGAGAACCCGCAGATACGCGAGGACGTCCCGGACCTCCTTGCGCTCGTAGAAGCGCACTCCGCCGACGACCTTGTACGGCAGCCCGACCCGGATGAAGATCTCTTCGAAGACACGGGACTGGGCGTTCGTACGGTAGAAGACGGCGACGTCGCCGGCCTTCGCGTCGCCGGCGTCCGTCAACCGGTCGATCTCGTCTGCGACGAACTGCGCCTCGTCGTGCTCGGTGTCGGCGACATAGCCGGTGATCTGCGCGCCGGCGCCGGCGTTGGTCCACAGGTTCTTCGGGCGGCGGCTTTCGTTGCGCTCGATGACGGCGTTGGCGGCGGAGAGGATCGTCTGCGTGGAGCGGTAGTTCTGCTCGAGCAGGATCGTCGTCGCGTCCGGGTAGTCCTCCTCGAACTGGAGGATGTTGCGGATGGTCGCGCCGCGGAAGGCATAGATCGACTGGTCGGCGTCGCCGACGACGCAGAGCTCGGCCGGGTCGTCGTCCGGGCCCGAGGGACCCACCAGCTCGCGTACGAGCGTGTACTGAGCGTGGTTGGTGTCCTGGTACTCGTCCACCAGCACATGGCGGAACCGGCGCTGATAGTGCTCGGCGACGTCCGGGAACGCCTGCAGCAGATGCACCGTCGTCATGATGATGTCGTCGAAGTCCAGAGCATTGGCCTCACGCAGCCTCGCCTGGTACATCCGGTACGCCTCTGCGAGCGTCTTCTCGAAACCTCCCCCAGAGCCTTCGGTCTGGGAGGTACCCCCAACAGCCTGGTCGGCGAAGGTCTCCTCGTCGATCAGCTCGTTCTTCAGGTTCGAGATCTTCGCGCTGAAGGACTTCGGCGGGAACTTCTTGGGGTCGAGTTCCAGATCACGGCAGACCAGGGCCATGAGGCGCTTGGAGTCGGCGGCGTCGTAGATCGAGAACGACGAGGTGAAGCCGAGCCTCTTGGACTCACGGCGCAGGATGCGGACGCAGGCGCTGTGGAAGGTGGAGACCCACATGGCGTTGGCGCGCGGGCCGACGAGGTGCTCGACGCGCTCCTTCATCTCGCCGGCGGCCTTGTTGGTGAACGTGATCGCCAGTATCTGGCCGGGGTGGACGCTGCGGCTGCCCAGCAGATACGCGATCCGGTGGGTCAGCACCCGGGTCTTGCCGGACCCGGCCCCGGCGACGATGAGCAGCGGCGAGCCGGTGTGCACGACGGCGGCACGCTGCTGCTCGTTCAGCCCCTCGAGCAGGGCGGCGGGGTCCACGACGGTGCGCGGGGCGCCGTCACGGTGGTACGGGTCCCGGGCCGGAGGGACGTCGTAAGCACCCTGGAAGAGATCGTCAGGGATCTCCTCCGGGGCCGAGTCCTCGGGCGGCGGCGGGTGGTGCTCCGCACTGGGCTGGAGGTCCGCCAGGAAGCTGTCGTCAAAGAGGCTGCTCATCGCTCTACGAGTCTAGGCCGCCGCACTGACAGCTCGCCGCCGCATTGGGGTACGACGGCGACACGGCGGCGCGATCCGGCCGGGACACGATGCCCGCGACCCTCCGTGATCGGGCCACGTCGCCGGGTCATCGTGCGGAACGCGCCGGTCCGCCGATTGCCAAGGTCACGAAAATGTATCGGACATATCGAACATCAACCTTCACAGCAGCCACACGAGTTGGCTAGCGTGCTCCCCCAAGGCGGCCCGTACCCCCATGGCGATCCACGCCACATCGGGCAGCCTGCGCCGAATTCGGGCTTTCCACGAGGGAGTTCGGAACCGGGGACCCACCATGCACAACCGGGGTGAATCGGACCGCGCCCCATCCGGTCCGTAGGGCGATCTTCCGTTCCGCCCGAACCCGACAGCTAACCCGGTAGGCGGTCCACGGAAGAAGGAGATGCCGGCCTTGGCGTCGCATCGCAAAACGCGAAGTCGAACCGTAAAGACCTCCCCCGCCGTCGGGTTCACGACGGCAGCCCTCGCCTCCGTCACCCTGTTGTCGACGCAGAGCGCCAATGCCGCGCCCGCCGAGCCGAAGCCCTCCGTCGAAGAGGTACAGAAGAAGGTCGACGACCTGTACCGGCAGGCCGGCACGGCAACCCAGAAGTACAACAAGGCCAAGGAAGCGACCGAGGAGAAGCGCCGCGAGGTCGACGAGCTCCTCGACGACGCCGCCAAGCGCACGGACAAGCTGAACGAGTCCCGCCGGGAGCTCGGCACCTACGCGGCCGCGCAGTACCGCACGGGCGCGGTCACTCCGACCGCCGCGCTGCTCTTCGCGGACAGCCCGCAGGCGTACTTCGACCAGACGCAGCTGATGGACCGGATGACCGACCGTCAGCGCAGTGTGATCGACGACTACGAGACTCAGCGGGCCGCGGCCGCCGAGCAGCGCGCGGAGGCGACGAAGAGCCTCGAGTCGCTCACCCGCTCCCAGCAGGCCCTGCGCACGAGCAAGCAGGACGTCCAGGCGAAGCTCGCCGAGGCGCGCACGCTCCTGTCGAAGCTGACGGCCGAGGAGAAGGCACGGCTCGCGGCGATCGAGCGCAAGCAGGAGGAAGAGGCCCGCCGCAAGGCCGAGGCCAAGGCCAAGGAGGAGGCGGAGGCCCGCGCGGAGGCCGAGCGCCGGCGCCAGGAGCAGGAGCAGAACCAGGGCGGCGGCACGGGCACGGACACCGGGTCGGACACCGGCTCCGGTTCCACGGGCGGCGCCACGTACGCGGCGAAGGCCGAGAAGGTCCTCTCCTTCGCCCGCTCCCAGATTGGCAAGCCGTACGTCTGGGGCGCGTCGGGCCCGAGCTCGTACGACTGCTCGGGACTGACCCAGGCCGCCTGGAAGGCGGCGGGCGTGGACCTGCCGCGCACCACCTGGGACCAGGTGAAGGTGGGCCAGCGGGTCGAGACGAAGGATCTGCTCCCGGGTGACCTGGTCTTCTTCTACGACGACATCAGCCACGTCGGCATCTACATCGGCGACGGCAAGATGATCCACGCGCCCAAGCCGGGTGCGAACGTCCGCGAGGAGTCGATCTACTACATGCCGATCTACGGCAGCGTGCGCCCGGCCTGAGACCGGTCAACACACGAACGCCCGGGGGCCGACGTCGGCGCCCGGGCGTTCTCATGTCCGGCTCACACCCGGCTCTCGCCCGGCTCATTCCCGGCTCACGTCCAGAGCGTCGCGATGAAGATGTTCGCGACCGTCAGCCCGCCCACCGCGCCGAACAGCGCCTTGTCCACCTTCTCCTCGTCCCGCTTGACGTACACCAGGCCCAGGATCACAACCAGCACCGCCAGCTTGATGCCGACCTTGAGGTTGTTCACCGGCTGGTCGTCCGCCTGGTTCAGACCCACCAGCGCCACGCCCGTGATCAGCATGGTCAGCGCGCCGTGCAGCATCGCCGGGGTGAAACGGGCCGTTCCCGCGCCCATCGCCTTCATCTGGGTGAGGAAACCGCCGAGCAGCGACGCGATGCCGATGATGTGCAGGGCGACGAAGACATTGATGAGT
It includes:
- a CDS encoding M23 family metallopeptidase, whose protein sequence is MNDQHAHAGYVEYDGYSTGSFDTDPLFGALPGSYEAGHSGQYDTTQWDTGSHQTSGYDVYAAQQAQQPQQAQQFPQYETHAQYETHAQYDGTAQYDSTAQYDGTGQYDAAAVQYDTTGQWDAAAWNQTAQTDQYETAAATFAYDTTGQWTAPAFDTGTYDATAWNTGAEAVVAHVPHQFTPEHEFIPDQDFSTAAPADLTTEFQPEFQSDLTYEYEEYQYEAEPEPEAQPEAEAGLEAEAGLEAEAELDGEYELAPEPDPIAAAVIPRPVRRSGGSRGRRRTPAKRSALLTVAVPSACVMGVAGIAAASVGSLGTGDTKGDTNVEAADPSSPKAIAANNKMDTQLAALSADARDFGDRASRTQERLDLKARQEAEKKKREEEAKRREALRPKFVLPVNREGLSAYYGQAGVNWMSVHTGIDFPVSYGTEVMAATDGTVRTQWNSAYGNMAIVTASDGTETWYCHLSSTKIRSGSVKAGDVIAYSGNSGNSTGPHLHFEVRPGGGSAIDPLPWLRSHGLDPT
- a CDS encoding DUF5691 domain-containing protein, which produces MTSTVSTSPWEELVTSALLGTDRRTPPDSVLSPGKDAPVALLDAAAVQTVRRRAGLLPAPAADRPEPAPHDARPQLPAPARRRLAQLLADRSAPSHAGGRRGTAPDLTELLPQWLAAANEHRYQAPPSVLPALLDAARARTDLRPQALTFAGPRGLWLARLNPEWKFALRGASGSSVLPDAGDEEAVQRLWEEGLFAERVALLAAARVHDAGAALALLTATWATERAEDRLMFLDSLRTGLSDADEPFLEQALSDRSRNVRATAAELLSALPHSALAGRMAARAASCVSLDRSGDGDAAIGVEAPHECDAGMQRDGVAPSPPTGRGERSWWLGQLVEAVPLSTWPGRLGGRTAQEIVALPVTDGWGEELHAAWCRAAVRQRDAEWSRALLGAPGNPPDTGPGTSSLAERAKLLATLPDGERAVWVAEFIAAHGLSEAFQLLGVCAVPWGEPLGRSVVDALDIAREAGSYPWSFSGVMGLAERCLDPAEASRLELLTATPDETEGASPGAGGYWSEAFQRLVSTLRLRAAMRVELGGVCSPTPPLPETGG
- the pcrA gene encoding DNA helicase PcrA — its product is MSSLFDDSFLADLQPSAEHHPPPPEDSAPEEIPDDLFQGAYDVPPARDPYHRDGAPRTVVDPAALLEGLNEQQRAAVVHTGSPLLIVAGAGSGKTRVLTHRIAYLLGSRSVHPGQILAITFTNKAAGEMKERVEHLVGPRANAMWVSTFHSACVRILRRESKRLGFTSSFSIYDAADSKRLMALVCRDLELDPKKFPPKSFSAKISNLKNELIDEETFADQAVGGTSQTEGSGGGFEKTLAEAYRMYQARLREANALDFDDIIMTTVHLLQAFPDVAEHYQRRFRHVLVDEYQDTNHAQYTLVRELVGPSGPDDDPAELCVVGDADQSIYAFRGATIRNILQFEEDYPDATTILLEQNYRSTQTILSAANAVIERNESRRPKNLWTNAGAGAQITGYVADTEHDEAQFVADEIDRLTDAGDAKAGDVAVFYRTNAQSRVFEEIFIRVGLPYKVVGGVRFYERKEVRDVLAYLRVLANPEDNVPLRRILNVPKRGIGDRAEAMIDALALREKITFPQALRRVDEAYGMAARSANAVKRFNVLMEELRTVVESGAGPATVLEAVLERTGYLAELQASTDPQDETRIENLQELAAVALEFEQDRAEEEGAGTLAEFLEKVALVADSDQIPDEDEDGSGVITLMTLHTAKGLEFPVVFLTGMEDGVFPHMRALGQPKELEEERRLAYVGITRARERLYLTRSSMRSAWGQPSYNPPSRFLEEIPGQHLQWKRTGPMAAPAGPTSGIASSLSSSRSRSGGGASGFATRRTTDKPVISLAVGDRVTHDQFGLGTVVEVTGSGADAQATIDFGDTKPKRLLLRYAPVEKL
- a CDS encoding triacylglycerol lipase; translated protein: MKAFPFFPLCLRPVRHLRIPAVLMRAATLELAILAGHLLLYPAGLVPERREPDQDPAPGPNPRLPAPGADRPPAVLLHGFVDNRSVFVLLRRSLARHGWRHLECLNYSPLTCDIRAAAELLGRHIEEICARTGRSEVDIVGHSLGGLIARYYVQRLGGDHRVRTLVTLGTPHSGTSVAPLASAHPIVRQMRPGSAVIEELRMPAPGCRTRFVSFWSDLDQLMVPVETACIDHPDLIAQNVQVSGIGHLALPVHPAVAAGIRQALESSQPATGTSGAVSVA
- a CDS encoding C40 family peptidase; protein product: MPALASHRKTRSRTVKTSPAVGFTTAALASVTLLSTQSANAAPAEPKPSVEEVQKKVDDLYRQAGTATQKYNKAKEATEEKRREVDELLDDAAKRTDKLNESRRELGTYAAAQYRTGAVTPTAALLFADSPQAYFDQTQLMDRMTDRQRSVIDDYETQRAAAAEQRAEATKSLESLTRSQQALRTSKQDVQAKLAEARTLLSKLTAEEKARLAAIERKQEEEARRKAEAKAKEEAEARAEAERRRQEQEQNQGGGTGTDTGSDTGSGSTGGATYAAKAEKVLSFARSQIGKPYVWGASGPSSYDCSGLTQAAWKAAGVDLPRTTWDQVKVGQRVETKDLLPGDLVFFYDDISHVGIYIGDGKMIHAPKPGANVREESIYYMPIYGSVRPA
- a CDS encoding cobalamin B12-binding domain-containing protein — translated: MGVTGPIRVVVAKPGLDGHDRGAKVIARALRDAGMEVIYTGLHQTPEQIVDTAIQEDADAIGLSILSGAHNTLFAKVIELLKERDAEDIKVFGGGIIPEADIAPLKEKGVAEIFTPGATTASIVDWVNANVRQPAGA